Proteins encoded within one genomic window of uncultured Sphingopyxis sp.:
- a CDS encoding HD domain-containing protein — protein sequence MNEMTHDHAKFRSMIDGTQEDWDIIAREQKEFAPNNGKRILEHLKLLGGDYGGFPVDRLEHCLQTATRAHRDGRDEEYVVMALLHDIGDTLGAFNHPDVAAAILKPFLSEENLWIVQHHGIFQGHYFFHYLGLDRDMRDQFRDHPYYAACAEFCEKYDAPAFDPDYDSEPLEFFEPMVMRLCSYPRTSIYKKAMVEEAAE from the coding sequence ATGAACGAGATGACGCACGATCACGCCAAATTCCGCTCGATGATCGACGGGACGCAGGAGGATTGGGACATCATCGCGCGCGAACAGAAGGAGTTCGCGCCGAACAACGGCAAGCGCATCCTCGAGCATCTGAAGCTGCTCGGCGGCGATTATGGCGGCTTTCCGGTCGACCGGCTCGAACATTGCCTGCAGACCGCGACGCGCGCGCATCGAGACGGGCGCGACGAGGAATATGTCGTGATGGCGCTGCTTCACGACATCGGCGACACGCTCGGCGCGTTCAATCATCCCGACGTCGCCGCAGCGATCCTCAAACCCTTCCTGTCAGAAGAGAATCTCTGGATCGTCCAGCATCACGGCATCTTCCAAGGCCATTATTTCTTCCATTATCTCGGGCTCGACCGCGACATGCGCGACCAGTTCCGCGATCATCCTTATTATGCGGCGTGCGCCGAATTCTGCGAAAAATATGACGCGCCGGCGTTCGACCCCGACTATGACAGCGAACCGCTGGAATTCTTCGAGCCGATGGTGATGCGCCTCTGCTCCTATCCGCGCACGAGCATCTACAAGAAGGCGATGGTCGAGGAAGCGGCGGAATAG
- a CDS encoding enoyl-CoA hydratase-related protein: MTLPTFDTIRLELADNVATITLNRPDRLNSMPPAMADDIRAALDHLPGLGARALLITGEGRGFCSGADLAGDRSGGAVGGGARSRSALRGHYNPMLLALANLDIPVVVAVNGPAAGVGCSFALSGDFTIAGKSAYFLQAFVNIGLVPDGGSSWLLPRLVGVPRALQMMMLGEKISGEQAADWGMIYKCVDDADLMAEAKALAARLANGPTVALGTMRKILREGLSQDYSATLDAEAKGQFVAGGTADAMEGIMAFQQKRKTEFKGK, from the coding sequence ATGACCCTTCCGACCTTCGACACGATCAGGCTCGAACTCGCCGACAATGTCGCGACGATCACGCTGAACCGCCCCGACCGGCTCAATTCGATGCCCCCCGCGATGGCCGATGATATTCGCGCGGCGCTCGACCATCTGCCGGGGCTCGGGGCGCGCGCGCTGCTGATCACGGGCGAAGGGCGCGGCTTCTGCTCGGGCGCCGACCTTGCGGGCGACCGGTCGGGCGGCGCGGTCGGCGGCGGAGCGCGCAGCCGCAGCGCGCTGCGCGGCCATTACAATCCGATGCTGCTCGCGCTTGCGAACCTCGACATTCCCGTCGTCGTCGCGGTCAACGGCCCCGCGGCGGGCGTCGGGTGCAGCTTTGCCTTGTCGGGCGATTTCACCATCGCGGGCAAGAGCGCCTATTTCCTCCAGGCCTTCGTCAACATCGGCCTCGTCCCCGACGGCGGCTCGTCGTGGCTGCTGCCGCGCCTGGTCGGCGTGCCGCGCGCGCTGCAGATGATGATGCTGGGCGAGAAGATTTCGGGCGAGCAGGCCGCCGACTGGGGCATGATCTATAAATGCGTCGACGATGCCGACCTGATGGCCGAAGCGAAGGCGCTCGCGGCGCGGCTCGCGAACGGGCCGACGGTGGCACTCGGCACGATGCGCAAGATACTGCGCGAGGGGCTGTCGCAGGATTATTCGGCCACGCTCGACGCCGAGGCCAAGGGCCAGTTCGTCGCCGGCGGCACCGCCGACGCGATGGAAGGCATCATGGCGTTCCAGCAGAAGCGCAAGACCGAATTCAAGGGGAAGTAG
- a CDS encoding peptide chain release factor 3 has protein sequence MSQKHPERRTFAIISHPDAGKTTLTEKLLVAGGAIHIAGEVKARGAARRARSDWMKIEQQRGISVTSSVMTFEHRGLIFNLLDTPGHEDFSEDTYRTLTAVDSAVMVIDAAKGIEPQTLKLFEVCRLRSVPIITFINKVDREGQTPFELLDEVADRLALDVCPMNWPAGMGGQFEGIYDLVDPALMVPGGDASRMYEGERIAVEGLDDPRLAAKLSAPALALLKEETELASACYAPFDGAAYRNGDLTPVFFGSALKEFGVVDLLAGLADHAPGPQPQPAEPAPVQPGDDAVTGFVFKVQANMNPAHRDRIAFMRLCSGKFERGMRLMQGGTGKAIAISRPMLFLAQDREMAEEAFPGDIIGIPNHGTLRVGDTLSERSDIMITGLPNFAPEILRRVALVDPTKTKQLRKALDDMAEEGIIQVFYPEIGANMIVGVVGQLQLDVLISRLEAEYKVEAKLEQSPWDTARWIASDDAAALKAFQADNRGAAATDRDGAPVFMAKDAWEVGYVTQRNPSIRFTATKERVFADAG, from the coding sequence ATGTCCCAGAAGCACCCCGAACGCCGCACCTTCGCCATCATCTCGCACCCCGACGCGGGCAAGACGACGCTGACCGAGAAATTGCTCGTCGCGGGCGGCGCGATCCATATCGCGGGCGAGGTGAAGGCGCGCGGCGCGGCGCGGCGCGCGCGCTCCGACTGGATGAAGATCGAACAGCAGCGCGGCATTTCGGTGACCTCGTCGGTGATGACCTTCGAGCATCGCGGGCTGATCTTCAACCTGCTCGACACGCCGGGACACGAGGATTTCAGCGAGGATACCTATCGCACTCTCACCGCCGTCGACAGCGCGGTGATGGTGATCGACGCCGCGAAGGGTATCGAACCGCAGACGCTGAAGCTGTTCGAGGTGTGCCGCCTGCGCTCGGTCCCGATCATCACCTTCATCAACAAGGTCGATCGCGAGGGACAGACGCCGTTCGAGCTGCTCGACGAGGTCGCCGACCGGCTCGCGCTCGACGTCTGCCCGATGAACTGGCCCGCGGGGATGGGCGGGCAGTTCGAGGGCATCTACGACCTCGTCGACCCCGCGCTTATGGTGCCCGGCGGCGATGCGTCGCGCATGTATGAGGGCGAACGGATCGCGGTCGAGGGGCTCGACGACCCGCGCCTCGCGGCGAAGCTCAGCGCCCCGGCGCTCGCGCTGCTCAAGGAAGAGACCGAGCTGGCGTCGGCCTGCTATGCGCCCTTCGACGGTGCGGCCTACCGGAATGGCGACCTGACGCCGGTCTTCTTCGGCTCGGCGCTCAAGGAATTCGGCGTCGTCGACCTGCTCGCGGGGCTGGCCGACCATGCGCCGGGGCCGCAGCCGCAGCCCGCCGAGCCCGCGCCGGTGCAGCCGGGCGACGACGCCGTCACCGGCTTCGTGTTCAAGGTGCAGGCGAACATGAACCCCGCGCACCGCGACCGCATCGCCTTCATGCGCCTCTGTTCGGGCAAGTTCGAGCGCGGCATGCGGCTGATGCAGGGCGGCACGGGCAAGGCGATCGCGATCAGCCGCCCGATGCTCTTCCTCGCGCAGGACCGCGAGATGGCCGAGGAAGCGTTTCCGGGCGACATCATTGGCATTCCGAACCATGGCACGCTGCGCGTCGGCGATACGCTGTCCGAACGCAGCGACATCATGATCACCGGCTTGCCCAATTTCGCCCCCGAAATATTGCGCCGCGTCGCGCTCGTCGATCCGACCAAGACGAAACAGCTCAGGAAGGCGCTCGACGACATGGCCGAGGAGGGGATCATCCAGGTCTTCTACCCCGAGATCGGCGCGAACATGATCGTCGGCGTCGTCGGCCAGCTGCAACTCGACGTGCTGATCAGCCGATTGGAGGCCGAGTATAAGGTCGAGGCGAAGCTCGAACAGTCGCCGTGGGACACCGCGCGCTGGATCGCGAGCGACGATGCCGCGGCGCTCAAGGCGTTCCAGGCCGACAACCGCGGCGCCGCGGCGACCGACCGTGACGGCGCGCCGGTGTTCATGGCGAAGGATGCGTGGGAAGTCGGCTATGTGACCCAGCGCAACCCGTCGATTCGCTTCACCGCGACGAAGGAGCGGGTGTTCGCCGACGCGGGTTGA
- the dinB gene encoding DNA polymerase IV, whose amino-acid sequence MQDGDDHGRGDGADPPPVRKIIHVDMDAFYASVEQRDDPALRGKPVAVGGSSRRGVVAAASYEARKFGVRSAMPSVTAKRQCPGLVFVPPRFDVYRDISHQIRAIFRDYADEVEPLSLDEAYLDVSADKARLGSATAAAKLIRQRIREETGLTASAGVSYNKFIAKLASDQNKPDGLTVIPPGRGAAFVQTLSIRRFHGIGPVTAAKMEGLGIFSGADLAAKDMAWLAAHFGNSAEWLHNLARGIDHRRVRSNRPLKSLGGERTFFNDLITDTEIREALAHVCTVVWDRAAKRHARGRTVTLKLRYADFRTITRAKSVPSPILDGNSLLAAGEAILGPLLPTEQGIRLLGVTLSKFEGEEDGEEAPATPADLLSLI is encoded by the coding sequence GTGCAGGACGGTGACGATCATGGTCGGGGCGATGGCGCGGACCCTCCGCCGGTCCGCAAGATCATCCATGTCGACATGGATGCCTTTTACGCCTCGGTCGAGCAGCGCGACGACCCGGCGCTCCGCGGAAAGCCGGTCGCGGTCGGCGGATCGTCGCGGCGCGGCGTCGTTGCCGCGGCCTCTTATGAGGCGCGTAAGTTCGGGGTGCGGTCGGCGATGCCGAGCGTCACCGCCAAGCGCCAGTGCCCGGGCCTCGTCTTCGTGCCGCCGCGCTTCGACGTCTATCGCGACATCTCGCACCAGATCCGCGCGATCTTCCGCGACTATGCCGACGAGGTCGAGCCGCTGTCGCTCGACGAGGCCTATCTCGACGTGAGCGCCGACAAGGCGCGGCTGGGAAGCGCGACCGCGGCGGCGAAGCTGATCCGCCAGCGCATCCGCGAAGAAACCGGCCTCACCGCCTCGGCCGGCGTCTCCTACAACAAGTTCATCGCCAAGCTCGCGTCGGACCAGAACAAGCCCGATGGCCTCACCGTCATCCCGCCGGGGCGCGGCGCCGCCTTCGTCCAGACGCTGTCGATCCGTCGCTTCCACGGCATCGGCCCGGTGACCGCGGCGAAGATGGAGGGGCTCGGCATCTTTTCGGGCGCCGATCTCGCCGCGAAGGACATGGCATGGCTCGCGGCGCATTTCGGCAACAGCGCCGAATGGCTCCATAACCTCGCGCGCGGGATCGACCACCGCCGCGTCAGGTCGAACCGGCCGCTGAAATCGCTCGGCGGCGAGCGGACCTTCTTCAACGACCTGATCACCGACACCGAAATCCGCGAGGCGCTCGCGCATGTCTGCACCGTGGTGTGGGACCGCGCGGCGAAAAGGCACGCGCGCGGGCGCACGGTGACGCTGAAGCTGCGCTACGCCGATTTCCGCACGATCACGCGCGCGAAATCGGTCCCCTCACCCATCCTCGACGGCAATTCGCTGCTCGCGGCGGGCGAAGCAATTCTCGGCCCGCTGCTCCCTACCGAACAGGGTATCCGCCTGCTCGGCGTGACGCTGAGCAAGTTCGAGGGGGAGGAGGATGGCGAGGAAGCGCCCGCGACGCCCGCCGATTTGCTAAGCCTTATCTGA